The proteins below are encoded in one region of Amycolatopsis magusensis:
- a CDS encoding ABC transporter ATP-binding protein has product MPDVPMFQLDGVGVDYPTPAGLVTAVHDAAFTVPHRELTVLAGPSGSGKSTLLRVLGLVDRPSRGSVCFDGTETTNLGHRSRRLLRRDHLGVVFQQPLDNLLEYLSVEDNLHAAARSARRACDAAAILARLGLAHTADWRLTALSGGQQQRLAFGCELARGSAVILADEPTSQLDEASADLVLETLADLVADEFTVVVASHDDRLIALGSHVVRLREGRVAA; this is encoded by the coding sequence GTGCCTGACGTCCCGATGTTCCAGCTCGACGGGGTCGGCGTCGACTACCCCACCCCGGCCGGTCTGGTGACCGCCGTGCACGACGCCGCGTTCACCGTGCCGCACCGGGAGCTGACCGTGCTCGCCGGCCCGTCCGGTTCGGGCAAGTCGACGCTGCTGCGGGTGCTGGGCCTGGTCGACCGGCCCTCCCGCGGCTCGGTGTGCTTCGACGGCACCGAGACCACGAACCTCGGCCACCGGTCCCGCCGGTTGCTGCGCCGGGACCACCTCGGCGTGGTTTTCCAGCAGCCGTTGGACAACCTGCTCGAGTATCTGTCCGTTGAGGACAATCTGCACGCGGCGGCGCGTTCCGCGCGAAGGGCTTGTGACGCGGCGGCGATCCTGGCCCGGCTCGGCCTCGCGCACACCGCGGACTGGCGGCTCACCGCGTTGTCCGGCGGGCAGCAGCAGCGACTGGCTTTCGGCTGCGAACTCGCCCGCGGCTCGGCGGTGATCCTGGCCGACGAGCCCACTTCCCAGCTGGACGAGGCGTCGGCGGACCTGGTGCTGGAAACCCTGGCCGATCTGGTGGCCGACGAGTTCACCGTGGTGGTCGCCTCCCACGACGACCGCCTGATCGCCCTCGGCTCGCACGTGGTGCGGTTGCGGGAAGGGCGGGTGGCGGCATGA
- a CDS encoding ABC transporter ATP-binding protein: MSEPALRAVGLHRRFAHPSGDVEVLRGLELQVHAGELTTVSGRSGSGKSALLALLGGFDSPDSGSVYLDGVPISDAPPWHTCAVLPQALGLANELTVAENVALPLRLRPTGEDITARVETLLDALGVGALADRYPAEVSFGQQQRVALARAVSARPKVLLTDEPTAHLDGASIVPVLRLLRDCAAEGAAVIAATHDDRVHDIADRRVRLLDGVLTAALD; the protein is encoded by the coding sequence ATGAGCGAACCGGCTCTGCGCGCGGTGGGCCTGCACCGGCGCTTCGCCCATCCCAGCGGGGACGTCGAAGTGCTGCGCGGCCTGGAACTGCAGGTGCACGCCGGGGAACTGACCACGGTGTCCGGCCGCTCGGGTTCCGGGAAGAGCGCGCTGCTCGCCCTGCTGGGCGGTTTCGACTCACCCGACTCGGGTTCGGTCTACCTGGACGGCGTGCCGATCAGCGACGCGCCCCCGTGGCACACCTGCGCGGTGCTTCCCCAGGCCCTCGGTCTGGCGAACGAACTGACCGTGGCGGAGAACGTCGCGCTGCCACTGCGCTTGCGCCCCACCGGCGAAGACATCACCGCCCGGGTCGAGACCCTGCTCGACGCACTGGGTGTCGGCGCCCTCGCCGACCGCTACCCGGCGGAGGTGTCGTTCGGCCAGCAGCAACGGGTCGCACTGGCACGCGCGGTCAGCGCCCGGCCGAAGGTCCTGCTGACCGACGAACCCACGGCCCACCTCGACGGCGCCAGCATCGTCCCGGTCCTGCGCCTGCTGCGGGACTGCGCCGCCGAAGGTGCCGCCGTCATCGCCGCCACCCACGACGACCGCGTCCACGACATCGCCGACCGCCGGGTCCGCCTGCTCGACGGCGTCCTCACCGCCGCCCTCGACTGA
- a CDS encoding fatty acyl-AMP ligase — translation MLEHALRPDPGHRTLADVLARNLPARADERAVVILDREGREVDEATYGELDRRVRALAALLQQVVAPGERALVMTPTGVDFLVGFFACAYAGVIGVPVPPPEAGAKQLARLRSIVKDAAPAAILTTTEIAESEVAGELGAAQLVVISEVDPDLAELWTDPGATGEQVAFLQYTSGSTAEPKGAMITHANVAANLAAVWHLAHVEPDHPLRVVSWLPLFHDMGLLQPLLTFYTGGQVALIPPMEFLLRPAVWLEAMSHYRGEFSCAPNFAYDVCATKLTDRQRADLDLSSWRAAVNGAEPVRYDTLERFAAAFAPAGFPESAITPAYGLAEGMVYVSGSREPSDPRYVDLDVLELEKSGRLVDAASGGRRIVACGRVPSNLDVRIVDPATGEPSEEDRPGEVRIAGASISAGYWQRPEATEAKFGGGWLRTGDLGFRRDGHLFVLGRLDDMIIVDGRNHYPQDVELTVGESHPLLDPSRCAAFAYDEDGQTRLGILAETQRGAPVDDPAAVAEVIRHAVAAEHQLGAAAVHVLKPGGLPRTTSGKVQRAKSRALHEAGTLPTW, via the coding sequence ATGCTTGAGCACGCGCTGCGTCCCGACCCGGGACACCGCACGCTGGCCGACGTCCTCGCGCGCAACCTGCCCGCACGCGCCGACGAACGAGCGGTCGTGATCCTCGACCGTGAAGGCCGGGAAGTCGACGAAGCCACCTACGGCGAACTGGACCGCCGCGTGCGGGCACTGGCCGCGCTGCTGCAGCAGGTCGTGGCGCCGGGGGAGCGGGCGCTGGTGATGACCCCGACCGGCGTGGATTTCCTCGTCGGGTTCTTCGCCTGCGCCTACGCCGGGGTGATCGGCGTGCCCGTGCCACCACCGGAAGCGGGCGCGAAACAGCTCGCGCGCCTGCGCAGCATCGTCAAGGATGCCGCCCCGGCCGCGATCCTGACCACCACCGAGATCGCCGAGTCCGAAGTGGCCGGTGAACTCGGCGCCGCGCAACTGGTGGTGATCTCCGAGGTCGACCCGGACCTGGCCGAGCTGTGGACCGATCCGGGGGCCACCGGGGAGCAGGTCGCGTTCCTGCAGTACACCTCCGGGTCCACCGCGGAACCCAAGGGCGCGATGATCACCCACGCCAACGTCGCCGCGAACCTGGCCGCGGTCTGGCACCTCGCCCACGTCGAACCCGACCACCCGCTGCGGGTCGTGAGCTGGCTGCCGCTGTTCCACGACATGGGGCTGCTGCAACCGCTGCTCACCTTCTACACCGGCGGCCAGGTCGCGCTGATCCCGCCGATGGAGTTCCTGCTGCGGCCCGCGGTGTGGCTGGAGGCCATGTCGCACTACCGCGGCGAGTTCTCCTGCGCCCCCAACTTCGCCTACGACGTCTGCGCCACCAAACTCACCGACCGGCAGCGCGCGGACCTGGACCTGAGCAGCTGGCGGGCCGCGGTCAACGGCGCCGAACCGGTCCGCTACGACACCCTGGAACGCTTCGCCGCCGCGTTCGCCCCGGCGGGCTTCCCCGAGTCGGCGATCACCCCGGCCTACGGACTGGCCGAGGGCATGGTCTACGTCAGCGGCTCGCGGGAACCGTCCGACCCGCGCTACGTCGACCTGGACGTACTGGAACTGGAGAAATCCGGACGGCTCGTGGACGCCGCGTCGGGTGGCCGCCGGATCGTGGCGTGCGGCCGGGTCCCGTCGAACCTGGACGTGCGGATCGTCGACCCGGCCACCGGCGAACCGTCCGAAGAGGACCGCCCGGGTGAGGTGCGGATCGCCGGCGCGAGCATCTCGGCGGGCTACTGGCAGCGCCCCGAAGCCACCGAGGCCAAGTTCGGCGGCGGCTGGCTGCGCACCGGCGACCTCGGTTTCCGGCGCGACGGCCATCTCTTCGTCCTCGGCCGCCTCGACGACATGATCATCGTGGACGGGCGCAACCACTACCCGCAGGACGTCGAACTGACTGTCGGCGAAAGCCACCCGCTGCTCGACCCGAGCCGCTGCGCCGCGTTCGCCTACGACGAGGACGGCCAGACCCGCCTGGGCATCCTGGCCGAAACCCAGCGAGGCGCCCCCGTCGACGACCCGGCGGCCGTGGCCGAGGTGATCCGCCACGCCGTCGCCGCGGAACACCAGCTCGGTGCCGCGGCCGTGCACGTCCTCAAACCGGGCGGCCTGCCCCGCACGACGAGCGGGAAGGTGCAGCGCGCCAAGAGCCGCGCCCTGCACGAAGCAGGCACCCTGCCCACCTGGTGA
- a CDS encoding MbtH family protein, whose translation MSDENDRRYRVVVNHEEQYSIWPEHRENPAGWRDAGRSGTKDECLAFVSEVWTDMRPLSLRVRTEARANA comes from the coding sequence ATGAGCGACGAGAACGACCGCCGGTACCGGGTCGTGGTCAACCACGAGGAGCAGTACTCGATCTGGCCGGAACACCGCGAGAACCCGGCCGGGTGGCGGGACGCGGGCCGCAGCGGCACCAAGGACGAATGCCTCGCCTTCGTCAGCGAGGTGTGGACCGACATGCGGCCGCTGAGCCTGCGGGTGCGGACGGAGGCACGCGCGAATGCTTGA